TTTTCGCAGTGTCGTCCTCCGAACCGTCGTCAATCACGAGAATTTCATGGGATAGTTTGCAGGCATCCATGACGCTCCCGGCACGTTTTACGATATCGCCGATACTGGCGGCTTCGTTATGGGCCGGAATGACGATGCTTATGTCAGGGCGAGTGAAAGGTTTCATGAGCTCATTTTTTCAAGTAGACGATCGCCGGGTTGCTGAGACACTCAATGAGGATAAGCGGCGACGACCAAGACCACGGTGTCCTCTTCCGTGTTGTTGGTCAGGCTGTGGACATCTCCCGCCGGGATCCAGACGGCGTCACCCGCTTTGACATCCTTTTCATCGTTGCCAACGCGCATTCGACCCCCACCCTGCAGAATGAAGTAGATCTCCTCAACAGGATCGATGTGAGCTTCCAGGGTATTCCCTTTGGGCAGAAAGGCATAAGCGAGAAATTCAATGCCTTTCATGAAAGAACTGGTCAGGATCATGCGGGCGATTCCGCCGCCATGAGCGCGATAGGTCGTTTGAGTTACCTCGGGGTCGTTCATGTTTCTTACAATCATATTTTCCTCCTGATAGAATGCTGTGATATACAACAGTTACAGAGATGCTGTCAAGAAAGTATCCCTCTGCGGCGGAAAATCTCCCCTGAGGAAGACACAAGTTGTTGAGAATTTATGGCGCATCATGTAGATAAACTCCGCTTCTTCAATCAAGAGAGCTGATCCTGGTTTAGAAGCGTAAAGACCAAAAAGACCATATTCTGTGAGCTTCAGTCATGAAGAGAAGAAAAAAAATCACTCCGGAAACGCCTGATACCGGGAATGCCCGGAGAGAAAACCGATGGTGTGAAAGGCACGGCTATTTTATCGATCTTGAGGCCTGCGTGGCTCGTTCCGCCGAACGGCCGCACTGCCGCCGTTGCCTTTTGCGATGGCGGCAGCTTTCGCTTCCCCTTTGAACCGGTATCCCCCCTCCCGGCATTTCCTTCCTTGACTTGAAGGCCGTCATTTCCTGCGATTGAATTTCATCTTCCGGGCCATCTTGCTGTGAATACACAGAAAATAGTTTAAATTTAAACAAAAAGGGAATAGACTAAATCCCGATGAAAAATATGGTGATGGCGGACAATTTCCCTTGAAATACGATGGGCTTTCGATTAGCTTGAATATGTCAGGCAATTCCTTCCCCATAAGTCTAAACGGAGCATTTGAAGCTTATGCCAAAATCCTTGGACGAACTGCTGTCGCTTGTTAATAAGTCGAATATCGCTTCTCTGAGAACCACTCTGGTTAAACTTATTGAAGTTATTCATAATCCTGATTCCAGCGTTACGGAGCTGAAAAATCTTATAGAAGTCGATCCGCCCCTCTCCGCCAATGTGCTTCGCCGGGCCAATTCCGCTTTATACGGGATGCGCCGGGGGATTGCCAGCATCATGGATGCCATTATTTTTGTTGGATTTGATGCCATTGTGGAATTGACCATTAATCAGAAGTTTTTTGAGCTCTTTCAGAGCAATGGCCTGGATACGAGCGGTTATTCCCGGACGGCCCTCTGGGAGCATTGTGTCGGCGTCGCCCTTTGCGGTAAACTTATTTACCGGCGTGAGTTTCGAAAAGGCGGTGGGGAAATGTACACAGCGGGTCTTCTTCATGACATCGGTATCATCGTAGAAGACAAGTTTTTGCATGATGAGTTTATTTCCATCCTGGCAAATATGAAAAAGAACGAAAGTGATCTCCATTCGGCTGAAATCGATGTCCTGGGTTATTGCCATGAAGATATTGGGAAAAAACTGGCAGAAAGCTGGAACTTCCCCGAAGAACTGAGCCGGGTGATCGGAATGGCGGAGCGGCCCGAAGCAGAGGATTCGTCCCCTTTTCTCATGGCCGATACGCTTTATGTTGCCAATTGTGCCTGTCAACTGCGCAAGGTCGGATTTTCTGAAACAAGCCAGGTGGATGATCCGACTTACGAATTTTGTCTGAATCGACTTGAAATCAAAGAACGGGCACTGGAGATCATTATGGATGAGGTTGAAACACAGATTGCACAGATGAAAGAGGACGGATGGTTTTGAGATGAGCGAAACCGAGTCGAAAGATAAAACGATTCAAGCGCTGCAGCGTCAGATTGAGGACATGTCCATCCGGGTGAAACATCTGGAGAACGATAATTTTTTGACGCAAGAGGAAAATGAAAGCGTCTTTTTGAAATATGTGGAGATGCTCAATGAATGGCGTAAAAAGAATTCCGAACTGGAAATACTGAAAACACATCTTGAGCAGAGGGTGCAGGAGCGAACCGTTCAACTGGAAAATTCCAACCGGGCGCTTTCCGAGGAGATCCGGAAGTATCAGATTGCCGAGGCATCACGGAAAGAAAGTGAAGAGCGATATCGGATGCTCTTTGAAAACAATCATACCGTCATCCTGCTGACCAACCCCGAAACGGGTCGGATTGTCGATGCGAATCCGGCGGCCTGCGAGTATTATAACTGCAGTCGGGAAATGATGCGGCAGATGAAAGTAACCGACATCGATACACTCACCGAAGTCCATGAGATTTATGAAAAAGATCAGGGAAATAAATTCCTGAGCAACCACTTTTATTCTCAGCACCGACTGGCCGATGGTCAAATCCGGGATGTGGAAGTCTATATCGGTCCAATCCATATTGATGAACAGTTGCACCTCTGTTCCGTCATTCATGACATTACCGACCGAAAGCGGATTGATGAAGAACTCACTCGAGTCCACAAGTTGGAATCCGTCGGGATTCTTGCCGGAGGGATTGCCCATGATTTCAATAATCTCCTGGCTGTTATCATGGGGACTATCACCCTGGTCAAAATGATCAGCAAGAAAGACGATCAGATCTTCAATGAATTGAGCCGCGCAGAGGCTGCCTGCATTCAGGCCCGGGAGCTGACTTCGAGGCTGATCACCTTTTCGGAAGGCGGGGGGCCTCTGAAGAAAGTGCACATGTTGGATCGTCTCCTGCGGGAGTCGGCCAGTATTGCCCTGAGTGGTTCCAATCTCCAGTGTTCCTTTGAATTTCCCGATAATCTATGGCCTGCATTGATTGACGAAGGACAGATGCAACAGGTCGTCCTCCATCTGGTGAGGAACGCCCGAGAAGCCATGCCGGATGGTGGAATCATCACCATCAGCGCGGAAAATGTCCGAATTGCGAAAGACGAAAATCCAGCGCTCAAGGAAGGCGCCTATGTAAAATGGTCTGTTGAGGACCGGGGTCGAGGCATCCCGGAAGAGCATCGTTCCCGGATATTCGATCCTTATTTCACGACCAAGTCTCTGGGAGATATCAAGGGAAGGGGGTTGGGGCTGGCCATCTGTCATTCCATTATCAAAAAACACGAAGGGCTTATTTCCTATTCGACAGAAATCGGGAAGGGAACCCGGTTTACCGTTTTCATCCCTGCATCCATTGAAGAAAAAGTGCTTTCTCAGAGAGACGTCGGGCAGGAATCCGAGGGTGTTCAGGGAAGGATTCTGGTGATGGATGACGAAGAAACCGTTCGGCAGGTCATGGGGCAGATCCTGACCCATCTTGGCTATGAAGTGGTTACCACCGAAAATGGAGAGGAAGCCGTTGTTCTGTACGAGGGAGCCAAAGCCGCCGGTCAGCCTTTCGATCTGGTCATTCTCGATCTGACCGTCAGGGGAGGCATGGGAGGAAAAATCGCCATTCAGAAAATGCGCGAGTTTGATCCGGATGTACGGGCCATTATTGCAACAGGTTATTCAAATGATCCCATTGTGCAATCCTTCAGAGACTATGGTTTTAAGGAGGCGATTACCAAACCCTTTACCCTGATGACCCTGAAGGCGGCCGTCAGTGGCGTCCTCTCCCATGGTTCCTGAGGGAGCCGCGCTTTCTGAATAAACCTCTGACTTCAGCGAGCTTTCCGGAGGGCGGAAAGCATCTGTTGATGAATCCCCCCATTTGATGCCAATACGTGAGGCGCTGTCATTGAAAAGTCTTCTCCCGAAAGAGCCGTAACGATTCCCCCCGCCTCCTGGATCAACAGAGAGGC
This genomic interval from Syntrophus gentianae contains the following:
- a CDS encoding cupin domain-containing protein, with translation MIVRNMNDPEVTQTTYRAHGGGIARMILTSSFMKGIEFLAYAFLPKGNTLEAHIDPVEEIYFILQGGGRMRVGNDEKDVKAGDAVWIPAGDVHSLTNNTEEDTVVLVVAAYPH
- a CDS encoding HDOD domain-containing protein encodes the protein MPKSLDELLSLVNKSNIASLRTTLVKLIEVIHNPDSSVTELKNLIEVDPPLSANVLRRANSALYGMRRGIASIMDAIIFVGFDAIVELTINQKFFELFQSNGLDTSGYSRTALWEHCVGVALCGKLIYRREFRKGGGEMYTAGLLHDIGIIVEDKFLHDEFISILANMKKNESDLHSAEIDVLGYCHEDIGKKLAESWNFPEELSRVIGMAERPEAEDSSPFLMADTLYVANCACQLRKVGFSETSQVDDPTYEFCLNRLEIKERALEIIMDEVETQIAQMKEDGWF
- a CDS encoding hybrid sensor histidine kinase/response regulator, with product MSETESKDKTIQALQRQIEDMSIRVKHLENDNFLTQEENESVFLKYVEMLNEWRKKNSELEILKTHLEQRVQERTVQLENSNRALSEEIRKYQIAEASRKESEERYRMLFENNHTVILLTNPETGRIVDANPAACEYYNCSREMMRQMKVTDIDTLTEVHEIYEKDQGNKFLSNHFYSQHRLADGQIRDVEVYIGPIHIDEQLHLCSVIHDITDRKRIDEELTRVHKLESVGILAGGIAHDFNNLLAVIMGTITLVKMISKKDDQIFNELSRAEAACIQARELTSRLITFSEGGGPLKKVHMLDRLLRESASIALSGSNLQCSFEFPDNLWPALIDEGQMQQVVLHLVRNAREAMPDGGIITISAENVRIAKDENPALKEGAYVKWSVEDRGRGIPEEHRSRIFDPYFTTKSLGDIKGRGLGLAICHSIIKKHEGLISYSTEIGKGTRFTVFIPASIEEKVLSQRDVGQESEGVQGRILVMDDEETVRQVMGQILTHLGYEVVTTENGEEAVVLYEGAKAAGQPFDLVILDLTVRGGMGGKIAIQKMREFDPDVRAIIATGYSNDPIVQSFRDYGFKEAITKPFTLMTLKAAVSGVLSHGS